Proteins from one Fusobacterium periodonticum 1_1_41FAA genomic window:
- the cas2 gene encoding CRISPR-associated endonuclease Cas2, producing MENWDFLDEDFEKEIFEDNFTVIVIYDIISNKRRMQLSKLLSAFGFRIQKSAFECLLTREKYKLLIERISRYVKSEDLIRIYRLNQNVVTEIYGEKSEVENENKTYYFF from the coding sequence ATGGAAAATTGGGATTTTTTAGATGAAGATTTTGAAAAAGAGATTTTTGAAGATAATTTCACTGTTATTGTAATCTATGATATTATTTCTAATAAAAGAAGAATGCAATTATCAAAACTTTTAAGTGCTTTTGGTTTTAGAATACAAAAATCAGCTTTTGAATGTTTGTTAACAAGAGAAAAATATAAATTACTTATTGAAAGAATTAGTAGATATGTAAAATCTGAAGATTTAATAAGAATTTATCGTTTAAATCAAAATGTAGTAACTGAAATATATGGTGAGAAATCAGAAGTAGAAAATGAAAACAAAACTTATTATTTTTTCTAA
- the dxr gene encoding 1-deoxy-D-xylulose-5-phosphate reductoisomerase, with protein sequence MKKILILGSTGSIGTSALELIRNNREEYQVVAISGNRNIELLKKQIEEFKPLAIYVGAEEEAVKIKNEYSFIEDIYFGENGLAELAKNSDYDIILTAVSGAIGIDATVEAIKREKRIALANKETMVSAGTYINRLLKEYPKAEIIPVDSEHSALFQSLQGFKKENVKKLIITASGGTFRGRTLEFLENVTVEEALKHPNWSMGKKITIDSSTLVNKGLEVIEAHELFNVPYDDIEVVVHPQSIIHSMVEYVDGSIIAQMGVPSMKTPILYAFSYPEKEFNNSIDFLDLIKTKTLTFEEADRKVFKGIDLAYRAGRTGKTMPTVFNAANEVAVELFMKKKIKFLDIYRIIEEAMDSHKLISLDTDEALSIIKKVDKETRRKVREQWER encoded by the coding sequence ATGAAAAAGATTTTAATTCTAGGTTCAACTGGAAGTATAGGAACAAGTGCTTTAGAACTTATTAGAAATAATAGAGAAGAATATCAAGTTGTTGCTATAAGTGGTAATAGAAATATAGAATTACTTAAGAAACAAATTGAAGAATTTAAACCTTTAGCTATATATGTAGGTGCTGAAGAAGAAGCTGTGAAAATTAAAAATGAATATTCTTTTATAGAAGATATCTATTTTGGAGAAAATGGTTTAGCAGAACTTGCAAAGAATAGTGACTACGATATTATATTGACAGCAGTAAGCGGGGCTATAGGTATAGATGCCACAGTGGAGGCTATAAAAAGAGAAAAGAGAATTGCTCTTGCAAATAAAGAAACTATGGTATCAGCTGGTACATATATAAATAGACTTTTAAAAGAATATCCAAAAGCAGAAATTATTCCTGTGGATAGTGAACATTCAGCCTTATTTCAATCTCTACAAGGTTTCAAAAAAGAAAATGTAAAAAAATTAATAATCACTGCAAGTGGTGGAACATTTAGAGGAAGGACTTTAGAGTTTTTAGAAAATGTAACAGTGGAAGAAGCTTTAAAACATCCAAATTGGTCTATGGGAAAAAAAATAACTATAGATTCTTCAACTTTGGTAAATAAAGGACTTGAAGTTATAGAGGCTCATGAGCTTTTCAATGTACCTTATGATGATATAGAAGTTGTTGTACATCCACAAAGCATAATACACTCTATGGTTGAATATGTAGATGGTAGTATTATAGCTCAAATGGGAGTTCCTAGCATGAAAACTCCTATATTATATGCTTTTTCTTATCCTGAAAAAGAATTTAATAACTCAATAGATTTTTTAGATTTAATAAAAACTAAAACTTTAACTTTTGAGGAAGCAGATAGAAAGGTATTTAAAGGTATAGACTTAGCATACAGAGCAGGAAGAACAGGAAAAACTATGCCAACTGTTTTTAATGCAGCAAATGAAGTTGCAGTTGAGCTATTTATGAAGAAAAAAATAAAATTCTTAGATATATATAGAATAATTGAAGAAGCTATGGATAGTCATAAACTTATATCTTTAGATACAGATGAAGCTTTATCTATTATTAAGAAAGTTGATAAAGAAACTAGAAGGAAAGTGAGAGAGCAATGGGAAAGATAA
- a CDS encoding phosphatidate cytidylyltransferase: MFKWNRVLVALIGVPLLFFVYMGEAFFHMSLQGLPMLIFTNLVVAIGTYEFYKMVKISGKEVYDKFGILVSIIIPNLIYLANRSKYLDQSMVGLVIIIATMSLLIYRVFKNQIKGTLEQVSFTILGIVYVSVFFSQIINLYFIGAIFPFVLQVLVWVSDTAAGIVGVAIGRKFFKNGFTEISPKKSVEGALGSIIFTAIAFVLFVVYFEKIKDISLEEGIVAFLIGAFISVIAQIGDLIESLFKRECGVKDSGTILMGHGGILDRFDSMILVLPFVTVLIYLFHLYISYQYGI, encoded by the coding sequence ATGTTTAAATGGAATAGAGTTTTAGTAGCACTGATAGGAGTTCCATTATTATTCTTTGTCTATATGGGAGAGGCCTTTTTTCATATGAGTCTTCAAGGTTTACCTATGTTAATATTCACTAATTTAGTTGTTGCCATAGGAACATATGAATTCTATAAGATGGTAAAAATATCAGGAAAAGAAGTTTATGATAAATTTGGGATTTTAGTTTCCATTATAATTCCAAATTTAATTTATTTAGCAAACAGAAGTAAGTATCTAGATCAAAGTATGGTAGGACTTGTTATAATAATTGCAACTATGTCACTACTTATATATAGAGTTTTTAAAAATCAGATAAAAGGAACATTAGAACAAGTTTCATTTACAATTTTAGGAATAGTATATGTATCTGTGTTTTTCTCTCAAATTATAAATCTTTATTTTATAGGAGCAATATTTCCTTTTGTTTTACAAGTTTTAGTTTGGGTATCAGATACAGCAGCAGGAATAGTAGGAGTTGCCATAGGAAGAAAATTCTTTAAAAATGGTTTTACAGAAATAAGTCCAAAAAAATCTGTCGAAGGTGCTTTAGGTTCAATTATCTTTACAGCTATTGCTTTTGTACTATTTGTGGTATATTTTGAAAAAATCAAAGATATTAGTTTAGAAGAAGGAATTGTAGCCTTTTTAATAGGAGCCTTTATATCAGTTATAGCTCAAATTGGAGATTTAATAGAATCTCTGTTTAAAAGAGAATGTGGGGTTAAAGATTCAGGAACTATACTTATGGGACATGGAGGAATACTAGATAGATTTGATAGTATGATACTAGTATTACCTTTTGTAACTGTGCTTATATATTTGTTTCATTTATATATTAGCTATCAATATGGAATTTAA
- a CDS encoding isoprenyl transferase, which translates to MEKNIPQHIAIIMDGNGRWAKKRGLARSFGHMEGAKSLRRALEYFTEIGVKYLTVYAFSTENWSRPKDEVSTLMKLFLKYIKSERKNMMKNKIRFFVSGRKNNIPEKLLNEIEKLKEETKNNDKITLNIAFNYGSRAEIIDAVNDIIKDGKENINEEDFSKYLYNDFPDPDLLIRTSGEMRISNFLLWQIAYSELYITDTLWPDFDEKEIDKAIESYNQRDRRFGGVKNV; encoded by the coding sequence ATGGAAAAGAATATACCCCAACACATTGCCATAATAATGGATGGTAATGGAAGATGGGCAAAGAAAAGAGGTTTAGCTAGAAGTTTTGGACATATGGAAGGTGCAAAATCATTAAGAAGAGCCTTAGAATATTTTACAGAAATAGGTGTAAAATATTTAACTGTCTATGCCTTTTCAACTGAAAATTGGTCTAGACCAAAAGATGAAGTTTCAACTCTTATGAAGTTATTTTTAAAATATATAAAAAGTGAAAGAAAAAATATGATGAAAAACAAAATTCGTTTTTTTGTTTCAGGTAGAAAAAATAATATTCCTGAGAAGTTGTTAAATGAAATTGAAAAATTAAAAGAAGAAACAAAAAATAATGATAAAATTACTTTAAATATAGCATTTAACTATGGAAGTAGAGCAGAAATAATAGATGCAGTAAATGATATTATTAAAGATGGAAAAGAAAATATAAATGAAGAAGATTTTTCTAAATATCTATATAATGATTTTCCAGATCCAGATTTATTAATAAGAACAAGTGGAGAGATGAGAATATCTAATTTCTTGTTGTGGCAAATAGCTTATTCAGAACTTTATATTACGGACACTCTTTGGCCTGATTTTGATGAAAAAGAAATAGACAAGGCTATAGAGAGTTACAATCAAAGAGATAGAAGATTTGGAGGAGTAAAAAATGTTTAA
- the cas6 gene encoding CRISPR system precrRNA processing endoribonuclease RAMP protein Cas6, with the protein MLAQINMELEAVGLNVNMASLFHGYLMENIDPAYAEYFHYNMTNPFTSCIFKDTKEDKYFWRITTFSQKAYDMIMSYFSKEIPEKIYLKNKDLEINVKSFSIQKKSYEDLFLEATERKRIKLISPTSFKSEGVTHIFPNISTLISGVITKINQHSETTELEDKKIVDELLEKVYIKDYNLRTKIFHLESIKIKGFIGTMDLAIKGEDRSLINILNFLILMSEYTGLGIKTSLGMGGVKVE; encoded by the coding sequence ATGTTGGCACAAATTAATATGGAACTTGAAGCGGTAGGGCTTAATGTGAATATGGCATCTCTTTTTCATGGATATCTAATGGAAAATATTGATCCAGCTTACGCTGAATACTTTCACTACAATATGACAAATCCTTTTACATCTTGTATTTTTAAAGATACAAAGGAGGATAAGTATTTTTGGAGAATAACAACATTTAGCCAAAAAGCATATGATATGATTATGAGTTATTTTTCAAAAGAGATTCCAGAAAAAATATATTTAAAAAATAAAGATTTAGAAATTAATGTGAAATCATTTTCTATCCAAAAAAAATCTTATGAAGACTTATTTTTGGAAGCAACAGAAAGAAAAAGAATAAAACTTATAAGTCCAACTTCATTTAAATCAGAAGGAGTAACTCATATATTTCCTAATATTTCAACATTGATTTCTGGAGTGATAACCAAAATTAATCAACATTCAGAAACAACAGAATTAGAGGATAAAAAAATAGTGGATGAACTTTTAGAAAAAGTTTATATAAAAGATTATAATCTAAGAACAAAGATTTTTCACCTTGAAAGTATTAAAATAAAAGGCTTCATAGGAACTATGGATTTAGCAATTAAAGGAGAAGATAGGTCGCTTATTAACATTTTAAATTTTTTAATTTTAATGTCAGAATATACAGGACTTGGAATTAAAACATCACTTGGAATGGGAGGAGTAAAAGTTGAGTAA
- the csm6 gene encoding type III-A CRISPR-associated CARF protein Csm6, with protein sequence MSKKVLLTFAGNTDPTRGEHDGPIIHICRYYRPDKIYLILTKEMEEKDEEVNNIYERAIKENLKGYEPEIIKIKTGIEKAHHFDAYFDVIYQTFEEIKKEECIEVYLNMTSGTSQMTTNLLMYYMDSIDLKLIPVQVATYTGQSNQTKENNKTVDKAYDIEAEAICNLDNEEKTRTCRIEKPDLRKYSRILTKNQIEKLLEQYKYEAISALLKRNIFDKNLELNTLVNFAIERTTLKGLDTNKKLDFLDNKDYNKLYYFTKDKTVSKIPEWYQIVDYFALANIKQKTEDISSYILMLEPIIVKIYLSILKDIMKKDLDELFRKDSHGYKIELKRLEEDLKEMIKEDLNREYLKNDVYISAQTLASTIKYYLKKEKKLANIMDVDYFISLAETLAKMKSVRNTLAHELKSISREDFNKESETTVEQINSKILDFFNKFYTPLGYKKEMIEIYDNINREIVKLLI encoded by the coding sequence TTGAGTAAAAAAGTTCTTTTAACATTTGCTGGGAACACTGATCCAACTAGAGGGGAACATGATGGACCTATAATACATATATGCAGATATTACAGACCTGATAAAATATATTTAATTTTAACAAAAGAAATGGAAGAGAAAGATGAAGAAGTAAATAATATTTACGAGAGAGCTATTAAAGAAAATCTAAAAGGTTATGAACCTGAAATTATCAAAATAAAAACAGGTATAGAAAAAGCTCATCATTTTGATGCTTATTTTGATGTAATTTATCAAACATTTGAAGAAATTAAAAAAGAAGAATGCATAGAGGTATATCTAAATATGACTTCAGGAACTTCTCAAATGACAACAAATTTACTTATGTACTATATGGATTCTATAGATTTAAAACTTATTCCAGTACAAGTTGCAACTTATACAGGACAAAGTAATCAAACAAAGGAGAATAATAAGACAGTCGATAAAGCTTATGATATTGAAGCAGAAGCTATATGTAATCTTGATAATGAAGAAAAAACAAGAACTTGTCGTATTGAAAAGCCTGATTTAAGAAAGTATTCAAGAATATTAACAAAAAATCAAATAGAAAAACTTTTAGAACAGTATAAATATGAAGCTATATCAGCATTACTAAAAAGAAATATATTTGATAAAAATTTAGAATTAAATACTTTAGTAAATTTTGCTATTGAAAGAACTACTTTAAAAGGATTAGATACTAATAAAAAGTTAGATTTTTTAGATAATAAGGATTATAATAAATTGTATTATTTTACAAAGGATAAAACTGTTTCAAAAATTCCTGAATGGTATCAAATAGTGGATTACTTTGCATTAGCAAATATAAAACAAAAAACTGAAGATATTTCATCGTATATATTGATGTTAGAGCCAATAATTGTTAAAATATACCTATCAATATTAAAAGATATAATGAAAAAGGATCTAGATGAACTTTTTAGAAAAGATAGTCATGGATATAAAATAGAATTGAAAAGATTAGAAGAAGATTTAAAAGAGATGATAAAAGAAGATTTAAACAGAGAATATTTAAAAAATGATGTTTATATATCAGCACAAACTTTAGCATCTACAATAAAATATTATTTAAAAAAAGAAAAAAAATTAGCTAATATAATGGATGTTGATTATTTTATTAGTTTAGCTGAAACTTTAGCAAAAATGAAAAGTGTTAGAAACACACTTGCTCATGAATTAAAATCAATAAGTAGAGAAGATTTTAATAAAGAAAGTGAAACAACAGTTGAACAAATCAATAGCAAGATTTTAGATTTTTTTAATAAATTTTATACTCCACTTGGTTATAAAAAAGAAATGATTGAAATATATGATAATATAAATAGAGAAATAGTTAAATTATTAATATAA
- the cas1 gene encoding CRISPR-associated endonuclease Cas1, translating to MSNLYIYEQGIVLRYKENRLLITYANDDSKSIPIENIDNVVIFGGIQLSTSCIHNLLAKGIHVTFLSKNGSYFGRLESTSNINIDRQREQFRKSDDKEFCLEIAKKFIKGKGTNQRTILIRANKELKNEVLATTITTMFGIIKDINDTKTIEELMGIEGYLAKLYFNALNHIIDKKYSFKTRTKRPPKDPFNAVISFGYTLLHYEIFTILVTKGLNPYAAFLHSDRHKHPALCSDLMEEWRSILVDSLAIALLNNNKIAYEDFDFDEESGGVFLNKKACEKFVEQFEKRLRQEVSYIKEVPYKMSFRRIIEYQVMLLIKALEANNADIYNPVLIR from the coding sequence ATGAGTAATCTATATATCTATGAACAAGGAATAGTTTTAAGATATAAAGAAAATAGGCTACTTATAACATATGCGAATGATGATTCTAAATCTATTCCGATAGAAAATATTGATAATGTTGTTATATTTGGTGGTATACAATTAAGTACATCTTGTATACATAATTTACTTGCTAAAGGTATTCATGTTACTTTTCTTTCTAAAAATGGTTCTTATTTTGGAAGATTAGAGTCTACAAGTAATATAAATATAGATAGACAAAGAGAACAATTTAGAAAAAGTGATGATAAAGAATTTTGTTTGGAAATAGCTAAAAAATTTATTAAAGGCAAAGGAACTAATCAGAGAACTATTCTTATTCGTGCAAATAAGGAATTGAAAAATGAAGTTTTAGCCACTACAATAACAACTATGTTTGGAATTATAAAAGATATAAATGATACAAAAACAATAGAGGAACTTATGGGGATTGAAGGTTATTTAGCAAAACTATATTTTAATGCACTAAATCATATTATAGATAAAAAATATAGTTTTAAAACAAGAACTAAAAGACCTCCAAAAGATCCTTTTAATGCGGTGATAAGTTTTGGTTATACACTTTTACATTATGAGATATTTACAATTTTAGTAACAAAAGGCTTAAATCCTTACGCAGCATTTTTACATTCAGATAGACATAAGCATCCTGCACTTTGTTCTGATTTAATGGAAGAATGGAGGTCTATTTTAGTTGATTCATTAGCAATAGCACTTTTAAATAATAATAAAATTGCTTATGAGGACTTTGATTTTGATGAAGAAAGTGGAGGAGTATTCTTAAATAAAAAGGCTTGTGAAAAATTTGTAGAACAATTTGAAAAGCGTCTTAGACAAGAGGTTTCATATATAAAGGAAGTTCCATATAAGATGAGTTTTAGAAGAATAATTGAATATCAAGTTATGTTATTAATTAAGGCTTTAGAAGCAAATAATGCCGATATTTATAATCCAGTTCTAATAAGGTGA